The following are from one region of the Paraglaciecola sp. L1A13 genome:
- a CDS encoding DUF924 family protein: MDFQQIIKFWFTDITPAQWWEKNTDFDQMLSNRFGEIHQQVVQCELCHWRESAFGRLAEIIVIDQFSRNIYRDKPMAFLHDPLAVALAQEAVAIGADYDLSESQRNFMYMPFMHSESLIVHHQAQALFADKASDSTYQFELKHLAIIERFGRYPHRNSILQRKSTNEELAFLEQSGSSF, translated from the coding sequence ATGGACTTTCAACAGATTATCAAATTTTGGTTTACTGATATTACGCCAGCCCAATGGTGGGAAAAAAACACTGATTTTGATCAGATGTTAAGTAACCGGTTTGGCGAAATACATCAGCAAGTTGTGCAATGCGAACTGTGCCACTGGCGAGAAAGCGCTTTTGGGCGTTTGGCTGAAATTATTGTGATTGATCAATTTTCGCGCAATATATATCGCGATAAGCCCATGGCGTTTTTGCATGACCCACTTGCGGTAGCGTTAGCCCAAGAAGCAGTCGCAATTGGGGCTGATTACGATTTAAGTGAATCACAACGCAACTTTATGTATATGCCTTTTATGCACAGCGAATCGTTGATTGTGCACCATCAAGCGCAAGCGCTGTTTGCTGATAAAGCCAGTGACTCAACCTATCAGTTTGAATTGAAGCATTTGGCAATTATTGAACGTTTTGGTCGCTATCCCCATCGAAATAGCATTCTTCAAAGAAAATCAACTAATGAAGAGCTAGCATTTTTAGAGCAATCAGGCTCCAGTTTCTAA
- a CDS encoding aspartyl/asparaginyl beta-hydroxylase domain-containing protein, translating into MHAQSTAQNRLQTAIQTLQRGNIPQAKSLFVSLCHDHPHLTHAWFGLAYAYSNLDDFIASIAAIDKVLEHEPKNIKAIIFKADQLVYNKQERMALSFYEAAIQLTSNQQNLPDEIVRGLHRGITLREKYDAQYSDYLLSALFKKGYERGKISKRFDDALDISFGKKEIYLQQPTRFYFPGLPQKAFFERSEFPWLSAIESKTPAIKSELQQMLSGQEQFSPYLDSDSTEPNFVKHLDIVDSLNWSAAYLWHYGVLNDAIAEQCPNTKQVLDTAPLPYIGGQTPVALFSKLKAGVKIPPHHGLLNTRLICHLPIIVPKNCGGLRVGNETRQWEEGKALIFDDSIEHEAWNNSQEERVVLLFDIWRPELTDDEKRLITDMLVAVDEFSEQG; encoded by the coding sequence ATGCACGCACAGTCAACAGCGCAAAACAGATTACAAACGGCCATTCAAACGCTTCAACGAGGCAATATTCCCCAAGCCAAATCGCTATTTGTGTCTTTATGCCACGATCACCCTCATTTAACCCATGCATGGTTTGGGTTGGCATATGCCTACTCTAACCTCGATGACTTTATTGCATCGATAGCTGCTATTGATAAAGTATTAGAGCATGAACCTAAAAACATAAAAGCAATAATTTTCAAAGCAGACCAACTGGTTTATAACAAGCAAGAGCGGATGGCATTGTCATTTTATGAAGCAGCGATTCAGTTGACTAGCAACCAACAAAACCTTCCTGATGAAATTGTACGTGGCTTGCACCGAGGGATAACACTACGCGAAAAATATGATGCTCAATACAGCGATTATCTACTAAGTGCACTGTTTAAGAAGGGTTATGAGCGGGGAAAAATAAGCAAGCGCTTTGACGACGCATTGGATATCAGCTTCGGTAAAAAAGAGATTTATCTTCAGCAGCCCACGCGTTTCTATTTTCCTGGTTTACCGCAAAAGGCTTTTTTTGAGCGCAGTGAATTTCCTTGGTTAAGCGCTATAGAAAGTAAAACCCCTGCAATCAAATCTGAGCTACAGCAAATGCTAAGCGGCCAAGAGCAGTTCTCGCCTTACTTAGACAGTGATAGTACTGAACCAAATTTTGTTAAACATTTAGATATTGTAGATAGTTTGAACTGGTCAGCAGCCTATCTTTGGCATTATGGTGTATTAAATGATGCTATCGCTGAGCAATGCCCCAACACCAAGCAAGTGCTTGATACAGCGCCTTTACCCTATATTGGCGGGCAAACACCCGTGGCACTGTTTTCAAAATTGAAAGCGGGGGTAAAAATACCGCCGCATCATGGTTTGTTAAACACGCGCTTGATATGTCATTTACCGATCATAGTGCCAAAGAATTGTGGTGGCCTTCGGGTCGGCAACGAAACCCGTCAATGGGAAGAAGGAAAAGCCCTAATATTTGACGACAGCATAGAGCACGAAGCTTGGAATAACAGCCAAGAGGAACGTGTGGTATTGCTATTTGATA